TTTCAAAGGTAAAACTTCTAGAAATGTGTTGTGTGTTATTCTCCGATTGTAGTTGATGTACCTGGACGAGGAGAGGAAAAGGTAGGTCGATGAAGTATTGGGAAGAGATGATTAGATAGGATATGATGCATTTTCAGCTTACCGAGACTTGACCTTAGATAGGAGGGaatggaggtcgcggataagggtcgAAGGTTGGTAGGTAGTCGTATGTTGTCTTAGTATTAGTCTATTCTTGTAGAGTTTGTAGTCTTTAGCTTGGTGGTAGTCTAGAGCGCTGTGTCTGATGTTTATCGTAGATTATCCTACTCATGTATTCTTTGGCTTTTGGTCTATTTAATCATTTGTTGTTTACTATATGTAAGTGGTCGCACCTTGTTAGATGTTACAGGTTCTTTGTATATATTCTCCGCACTGTTCACATATTAGTTGTCATGTTATTACTTCACTGCCATTTTTTCCGTTCAATTACTACTTCTATTTGCTTCCCTTGAGCCGAGGGTCCTTTGGAAACAGTCTCTTTTCCTAGGTAAGTTCTGCACACACTCCATCCTTCCCAGGTTCCACTTTGTGGGAATTCACTGGGTCTATTGTTGTATTAGATCATCACATAGTATGAAATGAATGGAGGTAGTAATAACCactattaaaattcaaaatttaacaaTTCTGTTTAGGAAATAAATGGTAGTACTTACCACTTGCGGTCTATGTAGTAGGAATTAATTTTCTAACAATATTTTGCTTGAAATCCATTTGCAgcaattgagttttttggtttGTGTGTGTTTGTCTTAATGGAGATTAAAAAATAACcaattttgtgtgtgtgtgtgtggtggtggtggggggggggggtatgaGGGCGTATCGAAAACAACAAATTTTGTTGGGGTGGGGGGTTGAAGTAAAAACGACAAAGTCGCACACAAACatatgtaatagatgaaaatttgggttggatttcatttttttcttcacacTTTCAGTAAAGGGTCGAGATTAGTTGGCACATGTCAATGTGAATGAAACTCTTCTTGCCCAGATTTGACCATTTTCATTTCTCAGTAACGGAGTGAGCAATTTGGGGGTTACACATTTTTTGGCCATTTTGAGTTGGTGACACAAGGACTAGTACCATTGATGTTTGTTAGATacgaatttttttctttttcttaaattattaattttgagattgCTAGACAGGGTGGGTTGTAGTCTTTGGGGGTAGAAaatataaaggagaaaaaaaaggtaaagttagcGATAGAAAGCCATACAATTGTGATAAAAATGGCAAAAAAATTACCTCAATCTCTTTCAGTTGGCGGCGGCGGCGGCAGAGGAAGAGCGTCATCGTTATCTCATGGTGGTGGGGCATCGTCGTCTCATGGTGGTGGAGCTCCGATTAATATGGATCACCAAATGGaagttgttgaacaacttgttCTCGATCTTCGTTACCCTGTTCGTCGTGAACGCGCTCTTCTAGAACTTTCGATGGTTTATTCTTCTTACTTGAA
Above is a window of Capsicum annuum cultivar UCD-10X-F1 unplaced genomic scaffold, UCD10Xv1.1 ctg56960, whole genome shotgun sequence DNA encoding:
- the LOC124893288 gene encoding CCR4-NOT transcription complex subunit 9-like; amino-acid sequence: MAKKLPQSLSVGGGGGRGRASSLSHGGGASSSHGGGAPINMDHQMEVVEQLVLDLRYPVRRERALLELSMKRELFHDLAPLLCNSFGTSTVFLQEIISIYPFLSPPNLTPAQSNRVCNVLALLQVYNFLLDFFSVITNH